A window of Kocuria sp. TGY1127_2 genomic DNA:
TGAGAATCGATACCCGCCTCGGCGCCGAGCAGCCTGAGGGTTGATGAATGAGCCGTCCCTGCCAGAACGCGGCGACCGGGCCACCCAGCGGCCTTGGCCGCAAGCATCGCCTGGGGGATGCCCACCAGGAACTCCGGGGAAGCACCGCGCAACGCGCGGGTTAGCCCCTTCATCCCGAGGCCGGTGTCCGCGACGACGATGACTGCACCGATTTTCAGGCACGCGTAGATCAGCGTCGTGAGCCGGGAGCCAGGCGGAACCATGAGGTTGACGCGGGTTCCGGCTTGAACCCCGAGGTCCCGGAGCACTTCCGCCGTGTGGTCGACCTTCTCGGCGAGTTCACGCCAGGACAATTGCCTTCGTATCGTTGCCAACGGAGCCGTGGCATGTTTGCCCGTGGCTTTGGGTCTCGCTCCATGGTTGACGGGACCCATGTCCACGACGGCAGGAGAGTCGTCGGCGCGCCTTTCGTCCAACTCGGAAATCATGGGCCTGTAGTCCAGGGCCAGGGGAGAGGACTTGCGGTCCTTCTCTCGGACGACCCGATGGCGTTCGACCACTTTGGGGGACCCCAGCAAGGCTTCGTCGAGCCAAGTGAACAGGACGGAAGCAATGTCCTCGTCCTCCGCGACCAGGTGACCGGCTTTGTCGAAGCGATGCAATGTTGCCTCGGGGTTCCGGGAAAGGATGTCGTCCAGGTAGCGCTGTTTGAACACGGGATCGGCGGGACCCCACAGCACAAGGCAAGGAAGGTCGTCATCGGCTACGGCACGGGCGATTCGTTGCATCTCCGGGTAGGCGCGATGTTGCGGGTCCATCGGAATGTCCGCGACAAAGTTTCGAATACCGTTGCGGTCCTTGGTCGACTGATACGGGGACCGGTACGCCTTCTTGGTCTCTGGATCCCATTCGCCGCGGTGCAGTGAGAGAGTCACGTCCAAGAAAGCGGTTGTGGACTGGGTGCCCCGGCTGTGTACGGCCGGATGCAGTGCGAGGCGCAGTGCGCCGGGGATCTTTTCGCCCTCTGCGTGGTAGAGGGCCGTGTTGGTGAAAATCCGGCCCCGATGCAGCTCCGGATGCTCGACGCCCCAGCCTTGGGAAATAAGGCCGCCCCAATCGTGGCTCAGCGTCACGACACCTTCGGGACCTGGGTTCTCGTCGATGCCCAAGGCCTGGGTGAAGTCGCCCAGGTCCCGTATCCGGTCTTGAAGACTTCGTTCCGTCCCGGTCCTCTCCGAGTAGCCCATGTCCAGGTGGTCGATCGCGACAACACGCCACGGGCGACTGCCGGCGTCGGAGCCGGCCGCGACGACGTCGCGCCAAAGATAGGACCAGGTCGGATTCCCGTGGACGCAGAGCACCGTGCCTACAGGTTCGAGGCCGGCCCGTTCGAGTTCGGGAGCGTTGTCGAGGAAGTGCCAGGTCCGGTACGTTCCCGGATCCACGGCAGCGCTCGACTTGACACGCAACGTCCTGCTCGCGTGCCTGGCCACTCCGGGCCAGCGCTTCAAAGGGATCGGCCCGGGCTGTGGCGTGGGGCGAGATGTCCGATTCGCGGCGGCCATGAGTACCTCTTCTGTGCGTTGGCGGTTGCTACCAGGCGATTTCCATGAGGGCGGTGTTCAATCCGGACCCGACGCCCATGCAGAGGACGCGTTGGCCAGGCTTCAAACGTTCGGCCTCGAGGGCCAGGGTCATCGGCAGTGCTGCTGCCGCTACATTGCCCCAGTAGGGGAACGTCACAGGGATGCGGTCACGATCGATACCGACGGCGTCAATGATGGCGTTCGTATGGGACGTCGAGATCTGGTGGGTGATGTAGGAATCCATGTCGTTCCAGTCCCAGCCGTCTTCGTGGGCGCGGTCCCAGGCATCGGTCACGAGCTCCAGACCGTATTTGAGAAGCCCTGTGGCGTCCGTGCTCATGCCTTGTCCGGCCTCGCCGCCTATGCACAAGTCCTTGTGCTCGGTACCTGCGCGCGAGATGGACCCAAGGATCTGGTGTCCTTCCGGGTGACGGTCCGCCCGTCCTACAACGGCAGCCGCGGCACCCGAACCGAGGGTCAGGGTCGCGAACTGAGCCAAAACGTCGTCGCGCGTCGAATCGGCACGATTGAGCATATTCAGGGCCGTCTCGTGCCACGGCGAAGGGTCCTCACCGCACACAATCAACGCGTATTCTATGGCTCCTGCGTCGATCATCGAGGAGGCAACGGTGAGACCGTTGACGAAGCCGAGGCACGCGTTGGTCATGTCGAAATTCAGCGCATGCCGGGGGAGACCGATCTCGTGGTGAATTCCGACAGCCACGGCCGGCTCGAAATTGTCGCGAGTCACCGAAGTATTGACGAAGAGACCGATTTGTTCCGGTTTGATTCCGGCCTCTTCCAGGGCTGCGCGTCCGGCTTGTGCCGCGCCGTGTTCGAACGAGCTGTCTGCCGACCACGAACGGCGTTCGCTGATGCCTGCAAGGCGTTCGAGGAGACCCTTGGGCATTTTGAGGCGTTTGTACGTTCCTGCCAGCTGCTCGTCGAAATATGAGGAGGGCAGAACCTCTTCGGCCTCCACCTTGGTCACTGAAAGAAGTGCTGAATTACGGTGGTGGATAGACGAGTTAGCGGTCAATTAAACGAGCCTTTATCCGGAAGTGAACGGGTCTGATTTGAGAACTACGTGAGTGGCACTCGAGGTACTACTCTACAACCAGCTTTGCGGATGACTGGCGATTTCACCCTTGACATAAATCTCCTCCGTCTGTTTGGACCCTCGGCGCCATTCCAGCGGCAGCCCTGAATCTCGCGATAGAGTGGGCGGTCGTGGCCGGGATATGCGGTCGGCCCAGGTCGAGGCAGAGAAGAACAGACCGGAAGGAAAAGAGGCGGCGTGCACCTCAAGACGTTGACGGTCAAGGGATTCAAATCTTTCGCATCAGCAACTTCCTTCGAATTCGAGCCCGGCGTCACCGCGGTCGTCGGACCGAACGGTTCGGGGAAATCGAATGTCGTGGACGCCCTGTCCTGGGTTATGGGGGAACAGGGTGCGAAGTCGTTGCGCGGCGGAAAAATGGAAGATGTGATCTTCGCTGGTACCTCCGGTCGGGCCCCGCTCGGTCGCGCCCATGTCTCTCTGACAATCGACAACGCCGATGGCGCTCTGCCCATTGAGTATTCCGAAGTCACGATCTCGCGGACGCTGTTCCGCACCGGTGGCTCCGAGTACGCGATCAACGGGAACTCATGTCGCCTTCTCGATATCCAGGAGCTGCTCTCGGACTCGGGTCTGGGCAGGGAAATGCACGTTATCGTGGGGCAAGGCCAGCTTGACCGCATTCTTCACGCGACCCCGGAAGAACGGCGAGGTTTCATCGAAGAAGCCTCAGGCGTTCTCAAACACCGGCGCCGCAAGGAGAAGACTCTTCGCAAACTCGCGTCCATGGAAACGAACGTTTCCCGTCTCGAAGATCTGACGGGTGAAATAGGGCGTCAACTGACTCCGCTGGGACGGCAAGCCAAGGTCGCGCGACGAGCGCAGAGGATCCAGCACGATGTCCGTGATGCGAGGGCCCGTATCTATGCGGACGACTGGGTTCAGGCCTCCACCGCGCTCGACACGGACGCGGATGAGCTCCAGAAGGTCCGGGAGCAGCTCAAGGCCCGGGAGTCTGCGCACGAGCAGGTGTCTCGGAGGATCGCCGAATTGGAGGCGGAAGCTTCGCGGGTGAGTCCAGAGGTTACGCGCGCGCGAGATACCTGGTACGCATTGTCCCAGCTCCGGGAGCGTTTCGAGTCTTTGACCCAACTCGCGCAGGAGCGGTTGAGAACCCAATCGACGCCCGTGGGACGTGCGCATCTTCGCGACCCCGAGCGGCTCCAAGAGAACGCGGATCGGATCGCCTCCGACCTTGAGGCAGCGGATGCAGCCCTGGTCGAAGCGCGCGCGAGGCATGAAGAATACGGAAAACTTCGTCTGGACCGGGAAGAGGAAGCCCGAACCGCAGAAGAGCACCATGCGAACCTTCTCGCCGCGGCCGCCGAGCAACGCGAGAACATCGCTTCGCTTCGGGGCAAAATGGCCACGGCGAGATCTGAACACGAGACGCTGACCGCTCGGCGCGAGGAACAGGAACGCGAAGTCGAGGCGATTCGTCAGCGTCTCGAGGATTACCGCGTCGAATTGGAGCGACAAACCGAAGTTTCCGGGCCGACTGAGGAAGATACCTCGACTGCCTCGGAAGCATCGGATGCCGCCCACGCTGCCACCGAAAGGAGCCAAACGGCCCTGGATGCCGCGGCGACGGAACTGAATTCGGTCCGTCGCGAGCACGACGCCGCCCGGGCTCGTGTAGAGGCCCTGAAAGAATCCATGCCGGCCGCGGACGCTACGGAGGCGATCCTCGAAAGGTTCCGTGAACAGACCTCGCGAGTTCGCGAGCAGCTTGCGGTGGACCACGAATCCGCGGCGGCCGTATCGACCGCATTGGGACCGGTTGCTGATGGGCTCGCCCTCTCGGAAACAGAGGATTTCGGGACCATCTTGGATGAAGCGCGCGCTGCCGGCCTCGGCGTCCTGAGCCTGATGCTGGGCCCAACCAGCCAGGTGGGGGACGTTGGGACAAAAGGTCATGAGGCATTCGGGGAATACCTCGGGGCGCTGAAGTCCGATGGTGTCGTCGACGTGACCTGGGCGCCTCAGGCCATTGCCGGAGGGCGACTCGCGGACGAGGCACGCTCACTCTTGCGTCGGTGCGCGCTTGTCCCCGACGCGAGGTCAGCCGCACAGCTGCGTGAGCGGTTCATCGATGATGCGGAGCATGGTGTCGTTCTCCCTGAAGCCTGGCGGATAGTCGCTTCGGACGGAACCGTGGTCGAGGAACAGCAAGTTCGCGGGGGAAGCGCCGAGGGCGCATCAGGGCTCGAGATCTTCGCGCGGATCGAAGCGGCACAGGCACGTGTCGACGAGCTCGGCCGCGTCTATGCGTCGGCCGAGAGGGCACACCGTGAAGCCTCCGAAGAACACCGTCGAGTTCGCGATGAGGCACGCGCCGCTCGCGAAGAATTCGCGCGCATCAGCCGCGAGTCCACCGCGAGCGCTGCCGCTTTGTCGAGGGCGAGGACCTTGGTCTCCTCGACGGAAGAGGAAGTCGAACAGGCGCTTCGCCGGTTGGATGAGCTCAAAGCAAGGGAACCGGAGGTCGCCGACCGGCTCAAACAGGCCGTGGGCGCTGTCTCGGCCGCATTGGAACTTCAGGACCACGATGGGGGTCAGGCCCTGGAACGGGCCGAGAAAATGCGCAATGAGGCTGCGGACGAGGCCAAAGCAGCGAGATCACGGGAGACCGAGGCCCTACTCGGCCTGCGTGGTGCTCAGGGACAGATTGACCAGTTGAAGCAGAGGTACGACGCCGCGTTGCGCTCGGTGGCTTCCGAACGCGCCGCACACGCCGAAGTCGAACGGCAGGAGAAACAGAGGAAGGCAAAATACGCCGCGACGAGCCTGGTGCTGGCGATGATCGGCACCGTGAGGGAACGCATTGAAGCTTCCCTGAATGTCGCCCAGGATGAGCGTGAACGAGTCCAGACGCGTCGGGCCGGCATCGAGTCTCGCCTGGCCGAAGGGCGCGAAGAAGAGAAGAAGATCCGCGACGAGTTGGATTCGACGCGTTCCAAGGCGCACTCGGGAGAACTCGAGCGAGCGACTCGGGAGGCCAAACTCGAATCTCTCAGAGAGACGATTCTCGAAGAGCTGAGCCTCACGGCGGAAACGCTCGTCTCGGATTACGGGCCGCACCTTCCGATTCCCGTGCTCGACGACGCCGGCGAGGTAGAGGGGGAGGAACCCTTTGTCCGAGAAGTTCAGGAAAAGCGTCTGGCCAAGGCTCGTAAAGACCTCAAAGCGCTGGGCAAGGTCAACCCTCTGGCGCTCGAGGAATTCGCGGCCTTGGAGGAACGCCACACGTACTTGGTGCAGCAGCTCGAGGACCTCAAAGCCTCGCGCTCGGACCTCGAAGAGATCATTCGTGACGTGGACGATCATGTCAGGCAGGTTTTCACCCAGGCCTTCCACGACACTCAGGAGCAATTCGTCCGGGTCTTCTCAACGCTTTTCCCGGGTGGCGAGGGAAAACTAGTCCTGACCGATCCGAGCGACATGTTGACGACGGGCATCGAGGTTCACGCCAAGCCGGCCGGCAAAAAGGTCAAAAGGTTGTCTCTGCTCTCGGGCGGCGAGCGCTCGTTGACAGCAATAGCGATGTTGGTTGCGATCTTCAAGGCTCGGCCGTCGCCGTTCTACGTGATGGATGAGGTCGAAGCGGCACTGGACGATCGTAATCTCGGGCGGCTTCTGACGATCCTCAAAGAGCTGCAGGTTAGTTCGCAGCTGATCATCATTACACACCAGAAACGAACTATGGAGATCGCCGACGCCCTGTACGGCGTCTCGATGCGCGGCGACGGCATCACCCAGGTGATTTCGCAAAAACTCGCCGACTTGCGGTGATCGTCGCCGAGTGGGGTGCGGTCCTCAACCGGATTGCGGGAATGACGTGCGCGGGGTCAGGAAGAAGACGAGCGCCGCGATTCCGAGAAGTGCGCCGGAGATTCCGAAAGCCGGGCCGAAGCCTACTCGGTCAACGACGGCGCCGAGAATCACGGGCGCGATGATCTGCCCCACGTCGGCACACGCCTGATATGCGGACATGACGTTTCCGCCCGACCGGCGCGATCCCACGACGTCGGTCAGGGTCGCTTGCATGGACGGGGTGTACAAGCCGGTGCTGAGCCCTGCCATGAGGCACAGGATCCAAAAGACCCACGGCCCCGGAGAAAGACCGACGATCCCGGTGAGAACCGCCGAGAAGGAAAGGCCGAGGATCAGCAGAGGCTTGCGTCCCCATCGGTCGGAGAGCCCGCCGAAAATGATCTGGGCCAGCGCCGATCCTCCAGCGAAGATACCCAATGCGATACCGGCGATACTCGCCCCGGAGCCGAAGCCTTGGGCCGGCGCCCCCACCGAAGCCGCCAGCCCAGTGGCCAACAGAGGAATGATGGCGACTCGCGCACCGAGATTAGCCCAACCATGGGCGAAACTCGTGACGAGCAGTGAGCGATAGCTGCCGATGGATAGGGCTTCGGGGAATTTCATCGGCAGCAGGACGGAACCGGTATCCGTGGTGGCATCCGCGGGGCGTAGTTTCCACGCGGCGACCACGATGGCCAGAAGCAGCGCGAGGGCGTAGATGATGAAGGGCGCCCTGAGGCCCCACGTGGCGGTCAGGCTGCCGATGACGGGACCCATGATGCTTCCGAGCATGAACGAGGTCGCGTAGTATCCCGAGACCTTGGCTCGAATGGTTGGAGGAGCGAGACGCGCAATCAGACCCATCGCGGAGATGGAGAACATGACCGAACCGATGCCGCCAAGTCCTCTCAGGATCACCAACAGCGCATAGTTGGGCGCGAAAGCGGTGATGGCAGAGGACAACGCGACGACGGCTAGTCCTGTCAGATAGGTGCGGCGTTCACCGATGCGGGACATGATGGGTCCCGCGGCAGGTGCCCAGGCGACCCGCATGAGGGCGAAAGCCGACATGACGGCTCCGGCTGCCGCGGCCCCTACACCGAATGATGTCGCAAATTGGGGCAGAACGGGAGCCACGACCCCGTATCCAGCGGCGATCACGAACGCGGCGACGACCAACACCTTCAGATCGGTCGGAACCGGAGGCCGAGGCAAAGACCGTCTGCCGCTTTCGCGGATGCTCTCGCCACCGGTGGGCCCATCAATATGGGGTTCGCTTTCGGGAGGTTCGGCAGTCACGGAAAGCACCTTACCCGTAGCGGAATCTCCGGGCGAACGGGGAAGCGTCCACAAGCCGCTGCCTGGATGCGGCGGCATGTGGCAAGCTGGAAACGTGAACGACACACTGATCCTGATCCTGTACATCTTGGCCGGCGTCGTGGTCCTCGGCGGCCTGGCTTTCGTGTTTCTCAAAGGCCCCAAGGCGCCAAAGGGCGGCTACCCCGAAACCCGGGACAAGGACGACGCGGCACCTCCCGTCGAAGAAGAAGCCCGACCGCAGTACGAAACGCCCGCACCGGTCGCCGGACGGCTTCAAAGGCTTCGCGCGCGTCTGGCCCGGTCCAACTCGATGCTCGGCAAAGGCCTGCTTGCTTTGTTGTCGAGCGAGAAAATTGACCAGGACGTCTGGGACGAAATCGAGGAAACCCTCCTCATGGCCGACCTCGGCTCTGAACCGTCACAGCGGTTGGTCGAAGCCCTGCAAACCCGCGTTCGCATCGAAGGCACAGATGATCCGTCCCGCGTTAAAACCATGTTGCGCGAGGAACTGCTCAAAATCGTCGACCCCACCATGGACCGTGAGCTCGGCCTTGACGGCAGCGGCGACAACCCTGGCGTGGTCCTCGTCGTCGGCGTCAACGGCGTCGGCAAGACCACGACAGTCGGCAAGCTTGCCCGTGTGATGGTCGCCGAGGAGAAAACCCTCTTGCTCGGGGCAGCCGATACGTTCCGTGCTGCCGCGGCCGACCAGCTCGAGACCTGGGGGAAACGCGTCGGCGTCGATACCGTCCGCTCCCAGACCGAGGGCGCCGACCCAGCTTCGGTGGCTTTCGAATCTGCCAGCGAGGCCAAGAAACGCGGGGTCGATACACTGATGGTCGATACCGCGGGGAGGCTGCAGAACAAGGCTGGGCTCATGGACCAGCTCGGGAAGGTCAAGCGCGTCGTCGAAAAGGTGTCGCCTGTTACCGAGGTTCTGCTTGTGATCGACGCTACGACCGGCCAGAACGGGATGGTCCAAGCGAAAGTCTTCGCCGAGGTCGTGAATATCACGGGGATTGTCCTGACCAAATTGGACGGTACAGCCAAGGGCGGAATCGTCGTGGCGATCCAGAATGAGCTTGGTGTACCCGTCAAACTTGTCGGTCTCGGGGAGGGACCGGACGATTTGGCGCCTTTCGATCCTGAAGGTTTCGTCGAGGCGCTCATCGACTGAAACACAGCCACGTCACTGTATGACGGTGCGACGGCCCGGCAGATCCGCAGACGTGCGGCATCGGCCGGGCCTTTCGTTCATCTGCCCGAAACACGATGAAATGAGCTGGCAACGTTCGGAACCCTGCCGTTACACCCTCGAAACTCGGCGTGAAGGAACCCGAAACACAGCGAGTGGAAACTGATTTTTGTACCAATCAGCCGAGGATCCGCATCCTGGATCCCACTCGCGAAAGGGAAACGGCCGTGGACCAACTGACAGCAAGCGACGTGTGGACCGTCATTGCCGCCGCACTCGTCCTGCTCATGACGCCGGGCCTTGCGTTCTTCTACGGAGGCATGACCCGGGTCAAAGCAGCGCTCAACATGATGATGATGAGCTTCATCTCTATCGGGCTGGTGGGCGTCGTCTGGGTTCTGTGGGGATCCTCGATGTCCAGCGGGAAGAACATGATCCCGGGCGTCGTCGGCAGTCCGTTTGCGGACTTCGGCCTCGGCGCTTCACTGGATTCCGGCGACCTCATGGCCGCGGGTTTCTCCGCGACTTTCGCGATCATCACGGTCGCCCTCATCTCGGGAGCGATCGCTGACCGAGCGAAATTCGGAACCTGGTGTGTATTCGTTCCTCTCTGGATCACCCTTGTTTACGCGCCCTTGGCTTTCATGGTCTGGGCCGATGGCGGACTCTTCACGGCGGAGGGAGCGATCGGTTCCGTTCTGGGTGAGGCGATCGACTTCGCGGGCGGACTGGTCGTTCACATCAACGCCGGCGTCGCGGGCCTTGTCCTGTGCCTGATTCTCGGCGTACGCCGAGGATTCGGGAAGGACCCCAACCAGCGACCGCATAACCTGCCCTTCGTGATGCTCGGTGCTGCGTTGCTGTGGTTCGGGTGGTTCGGTTTCAACGCGGGCGCAGCGGCCGACGCCACTCAGGCCGGATTGATCTGGATCAATACCCTGGTATGCCCCGCGGCCGCAATGCTCGGGTGGCTGCTCGTGGAACGTCTGAGGGACGGTCACGCGACGTCACTGGGTTCCGCATCCGGGATCGTTGCCGGGCTCGTGGCCATCACCCCGGCGTGCGCGAATGTCGATCCCGGCTGGGCGATTGTGCTCGGAATCATCGCGGGAATGGCGTGTGCACTGGCGGTCGGGTTGAAGTACCGCTTCGGCTACGACGACTCGTTGGACGTCGTAGGAGTTCACCTGGTCGCGGGGATCATCGGCACCGTGGCCCTCGGGTTCATTGCAACACCGTCGACAGGAAATGCGGGTCTGTTTTACGGGGGAGGCGTGGACCAACTCATTGCCCAGGTGGTCGCTACCGTCATCACCGTCGCTTACACGGCGATCATGACCTTCGTGATCGCCATGGTCCTGAAGAAGACCATTGGCTTCCGGGTTAGTGAAGAAGAGGAAGTCCAAGGCATTGACTTGGCATCCCACGCCGAGACGGCATACGCCTTCGTCTCCGGAACGTCGGGGCAGATCGGCGTCCGAAGCTGATTCGCCGTAGCGACCGAAGCACCACCTCATGCCGCAAGAGCATCCGATGAAAGGCACACATGAAACTCGTCACTGCAATTGTCCGCCCGGAGCAATACGAATCCGTCAAGGAAGCACTCGAAGCATTCGGGATACACGGCATGACCGTCTCCGAAACCGCAGGATACGGCAGACAAAAGGGCCACACCGAGGTCTACCGGGGTGCCGAATACGCCGTGGATCTATTGCTCAAGGTCAGGCTGGAAATCCTGGCTACGGAGCAGCAAGCCATCGATGTCGTTGAGGTCATCGTCTCCTCGGCCAATACTGGGACCACGGGAGACGGGAAAGTCTGGATCCAACCCATCGAAGAGATTGTACGAGTGCGCACAGGAGAACGTGGGGAGCAAGCCATCTGAGACACTGCGGCGGCTGGCCGGACGGACAGTTCGCGGTGTGGAAACTATGCCGCTGGGCGAGGTGACCGGTGCTAGTCTTGTAAGCCGACCGACCAACCGAGGCCGGCGGTGTCCCGCGGACACCGCTCCCGGAGACCACAGCACCGAAACGACTGCACCGAAAGTAGACCACTTCACGTGTTCAATTCTCTGTCCGACCGCCTAGCATCGACCTTCAAGAACCTGCGCGGCAAAGGCCGCCTCTCCGAAGCCGACGTCGATGCCACCGTCCGCGAAATCCGGCGTGCCCTTCTCGACGCCGACGTCGCGGTACCGGTGGTGCGAGCATTCGCGGCCTCGATCAAGGAACGAGCAACAGGCAGCGAAGTCTCGGAAGCTCTGAACCCTGCTCAGCAGGTCGTCAAGATCGTCAACGAGGAGCTCCAGGGCATTCTCGGTGGCGAGACCCGTCGCATCAACATGGCCAAGACCGGTCCGACGATCATCATGTTGGCCGGTCTCCAGGGCTCCGGCAAGACCACTTTCGCCGGAAAACTCGGCAAATGGCTCACCGCCCAGGGGCACAAGCCCATGCTCGTTGCCTCCGACCTCCAACGCCCCAACGCGGTCACACAGCTCAAGGTCGTCGGTGAACGCGCAGGTGTCCCGGTCTTTGCCCCGCA
This region includes:
- a CDS encoding alpha/beta fold hydrolase; its protein translation is MAAANRTSRPTPQPGPIPLKRWPGVARHASRTLRVKSSAAVDPGTYRTWHFLDNAPELERAGLEPVGTVLCVHGNPTWSYLWRDVVAAGSDAGSRPWRVVAIDHLDMGYSERTGTERSLQDRIRDLGDFTQALGIDENPGPEGVVTLSHDWGGLISQGWGVEHPELHRGRIFTNTALYHAEGEKIPGALRLALHPAVHSRGTQSTTAFLDVTLSLHRGEWDPETKKAYRSPYQSTKDRNGIRNFVADIPMDPQHRAYPEMQRIARAVADDDLPCLVLWGPADPVFKQRYLDDILSRNPEATLHRFDKAGHLVAEDEDIASVLFTWLDEALLGSPKVVERHRVVREKDRKSSPLALDYRPMISELDERRADDSPAVVDMGPVNHGARPKATGKHATAPLATIRRQLSWRELAEKVDHTAEVLRDLGVQAGTRVNLMVPPGSRLTTLIYACLKIGAVIVVADTGLGMKGLTRALRGASPEFLVGIPQAMLAAKAAGWPGRRVLAGTAHSSTLRLLGAEAGIDSHFVREPQPTTPWNAPQPDNVAAILYTSGSTGPAKGVAYTHRQLSSMRDAIQNTYSLSEGAGLVAGFAPFALLGPALGATSVTPDMDVTQPKTLTAKALAQAVEAIEATVVFASPAALMNVVETREDMSEDEREAMRRVGRLLSAGAPITMPLLESMAEICPNAKLHTPYGMTECLPLTDINLDQIREAEKDSDPEDGVEGAGSGVCVGTPVYGARVQVVPLDEQGNATGEPTHVQNVTGEIIAAAPHAKDHYDRLWWTERASDTIPGWHRTGDVGHFDASGRLWVEGRLTHLLSTEEGLLTPVAGETAAEKISGVRRAAVVGVGPWGAQVPVVVVERESTAARGGSRAVKDGPAPRALARAVRASVESATGVRVAAVLQVREHPTDIRHNSKIDRPRLATWASSVLSGGKVRKP
- a CDS encoding 3-oxoacyl-ACP synthase III, with translation MTANSSIHHRNSALLSVTKVEAEEVLPSSYFDEQLAGTYKRLKMPKGLLERLAGISERRSWSADSSFEHGAAQAGRAALEEAGIKPEQIGLFVNTSVTRDNFEPAVAVGIHHEIGLPRHALNFDMTNACLGFVNGLTVASSMIDAGAIEYALIVCGEDPSPWHETALNMLNRADSTRDDVLAQFATLTLGSGAAAAVVGRADRHPEGHQILGSISRAGTEHKDLCIGGEAGQGMSTDATGLLKYGLELVTDAWDRAHEDGWDWNDMDSYITHQISTSHTNAIIDAVGIDRDRIPVTFPYWGNVAAAALPMTLALEAERLKPGQRVLCMGVGSGLNTALMEIAW
- the smc gene encoding chromosome segregation protein SMC, producing the protein MHLKTLTVKGFKSFASATSFEFEPGVTAVVGPNGSGKSNVVDALSWVMGEQGAKSLRGGKMEDVIFAGTSGRAPLGRAHVSLTIDNADGALPIEYSEVTISRTLFRTGGSEYAINGNSCRLLDIQELLSDSGLGREMHVIVGQGQLDRILHATPEERRGFIEEASGVLKHRRRKEKTLRKLASMETNVSRLEDLTGEIGRQLTPLGRQAKVARRAQRIQHDVRDARARIYADDWVQASTALDTDADELQKVREQLKARESAHEQVSRRIAELEAEASRVSPEVTRARDTWYALSQLRERFESLTQLAQERLRTQSTPVGRAHLRDPERLQENADRIASDLEAADAALVEARARHEEYGKLRLDREEEARTAEEHHANLLAAAAEQRENIASLRGKMATARSEHETLTARREEQEREVEAIRQRLEDYRVELERQTEVSGPTEEDTSTASEASDAAHAATERSQTALDAAATELNSVRREHDAARARVEALKESMPAADATEAILERFREQTSRVREQLAVDHESAAAVSTALGPVADGLALSETEDFGTILDEARAAGLGVLSLMLGPTSQVGDVGTKGHEAFGEYLGALKSDGVVDVTWAPQAIAGGRLADEARSLLRRCALVPDARSAAQLRERFIDDAEHGVVLPEAWRIVASDGTVVEEQQVRGGSAEGASGLEIFARIEAAQARVDELGRVYASAERAHREASEEHRRVRDEARAAREEFARISRESTASAAALSRARTLVSSTEEEVEQALRRLDELKAREPEVADRLKQAVGAVSAALELQDHDGGQALERAEKMRNEAADEAKAARSRETEALLGLRGAQGQIDQLKQRYDAALRSVASERAAHAEVERQEKQRKAKYAATSLVLAMIGTVRERIEASLNVAQDERERVQTRRAGIESRLAEGREEEKKIRDELDSTRSKAHSGELERATREAKLESLRETILEELSLTAETLVSDYGPHLPIPVLDDAGEVEGEEPFVREVQEKRLAKARKDLKALGKVNPLALEEFAALEERHTYLVQQLEDLKASRSDLEEIIRDVDDHVRQVFTQAFHDTQEQFVRVFSTLFPGGEGKLVLTDPSDMLTTGIEVHAKPAGKKVKRLSLLSGGERSLTAIAMLVAIFKARPSPFYVMDEVEAALDDRNLGRLLTILKELQVSSQLIIITHQKRTMEIADALYGVSMRGDGITQVISQKLADLR
- a CDS encoding MFS transporter, with the protein product MTAEPPESEPHIDGPTGGESIRESGRRSLPRPPVPTDLKVLVVAAFVIAAGYGVVAPVLPQFATSFGVGAAAAGAVMSAFALMRVAWAPAAGPIMSRIGERRTYLTGLAVVALSSAITAFAPNYALLVILRGLGGIGSVMFSISAMGLIARLAPPTIRAKVSGYYATSFMLGSIMGPVIGSLTATWGLRAPFIIYALALLLAIVVAAWKLRPADATTDTGSVLLPMKFPEALSIGSYRSLLVTSFAHGWANLGARVAIIPLLATGLAASVGAPAQGFGSGASIAGIALGIFAGGSALAQIIFGGLSDRWGRKPLLILGLSFSAVLTGIVGLSPGPWVFWILCLMAGLSTGLYTPSMQATLTDVVGSRRSGGNVMSAYQACADVGQIIAPVILGAVVDRVGFGPAFGISGALLGIAALVFFLTPRTSFPQSG
- the ftsY gene encoding signal recognition particle-docking protein FtsY; this encodes MNDTLILILYILAGVVVLGGLAFVFLKGPKAPKGGYPETRDKDDAAPPVEEEARPQYETPAPVAGRLQRLRARLARSNSMLGKGLLALLSSEKIDQDVWDEIEETLLMADLGSEPSQRLVEALQTRVRIEGTDDPSRVKTMLREELLKIVDPTMDRELGLDGSGDNPGVVLVVGVNGVGKTTTVGKLARVMVAEEKTLLLGAADTFRAAAADQLETWGKRVGVDTVRSQTEGADPASVAFESASEAKKRGVDTLMVDTAGRLQNKAGLMDQLGKVKRVVEKVSPVTEVLLVIDATTGQNGMVQAKVFAEVVNITGIVLTKLDGTAKGGIVVAIQNELGVPVKLVGLGEGPDDLAPFDPEGFVEALID
- a CDS encoding ammonium transporter; translation: MDQLTASDVWTVIAAALVLLMTPGLAFFYGGMTRVKAALNMMMMSFISIGLVGVVWVLWGSSMSSGKNMIPGVVGSPFADFGLGASLDSGDLMAAGFSATFAIITVALISGAIADRAKFGTWCVFVPLWITLVYAPLAFMVWADGGLFTAEGAIGSVLGEAIDFAGGLVVHINAGVAGLVLCLILGVRRGFGKDPNQRPHNLPFVMLGAALLWFGWFGFNAGAAADATQAGLIWINTLVCPAAAMLGWLLVERLRDGHATSLGSASGIVAGLVAITPACANVDPGWAIVLGIIAGMACALAVGLKYRFGYDDSLDVVGVHLVAGIIGTVALGFIATPSTGNAGLFYGGGVDQLIAQVVATVITVAYTAIMTFVIAMVLKKTIGFRVSEEEEVQGIDLASHAETAYAFVSGTSGQIGVRS
- a CDS encoding P-II family nitrogen regulator, with the protein product MKLVTAIVRPEQYESVKEALEAFGIHGMTVSETAGYGRQKGHTEVYRGAEYAVDLLLKVRLEILATEQQAIDVVEVIVSSANTGTTGDGKVWIQPIEEIVRVRTGERGEQAI